The proteins below come from a single Acaryochloris sp. CCMEE 5410 genomic window:
- the acnB gene encoding bifunctional aconitate hydratase 2/2-methylisocitrate dehydratase, translating to MLTSYRQHAQERAALGIPPLPLTAEQTADLCELLKSPPAGEEDALMALLRDRIPPGVDQAAYVKASFLSAIANNETTSPLITPIAAVELLGTMMGGYNVQSLVDLLKSDNAELATAAATALKHTVLVYDAYHDVMELAQTNAYAQSVVDSWVAAEWFTSKPKLPESITVTVFKVPGETNTDDLSPAPHATTRPDIPLHALAMLETRMPDGLETLAQLKQKGHPVAYVGDVVGTGSSRKSAINSVLWHIGDDIPFVPNKRAGGYILGGNIAPIFFNTAEDSGALPIECDVSGLETGMVITIYPYKGEITDEAGTVLTTFTLKPETITDEVQAGGRIPLLIGRSLTDKIRIELGMEPSDVFTRPTPPPDSGKGFTLAQKMVGKACGLPGVRPGMSCEPLMTTVGSQDTTGPMTRDEMKELACLGFSSDLVMQSFCHTAAYPKPVDIDTHTHLPDFFASRGGVALRPGDGIIHSWLNRMLLPDTVGTGGDSHTRFPLGISFPAGSGLVAFAAAIGAMPLDMPESVLVKFTGDLQPGITLRDIVNAIPYVAIQKGLLTVEKQNKKNIYSGRVLEMEGLPDLKLEQAFELTDASAERSASGCTIKLSEETVAEYLRSNIALLKNMAARGYQDARTILRRVAKMEAWLANPTLMSADADAEYAEVVDVNLNEICEPLVAAPNDPDNIKTLSEVVNDPIHEVFIGSCMTNIGHYRAAAKVLEGAGTTKARLWICPPTRMDEKQLREEGYYGIFAAAGARTEMPGCSLCMGNQARVEDGVTVFSTSTRNFNNRMGKGAQVYLGSAELAAACALLGRIPTPEEYQDIVAKKIDPFADDLYRYLNFDQIDGFIDEGRVIPLEELPKIEDILGMPVS from the coding sequence ATGCTGACATCTTACCGCCAACACGCTCAGGAACGGGCTGCTTTAGGCATTCCGCCGCTGCCGTTGACGGCTGAGCAGACAGCCGATCTATGTGAGCTGCTCAAGTCCCCGCCAGCGGGTGAAGAAGACGCGTTAATGGCATTGCTGCGAGATCGCATCCCACCCGGCGTTGATCAGGCAGCCTATGTGAAGGCTTCGTTTTTGAGTGCGATCGCAAACAACGAAACTACCAGTCCCCTCATTACCCCCATCGCTGCGGTTGAACTCCTCGGCACCATGATGGGCGGCTACAACGTTCAGTCTTTAGTGGACCTACTTAAATCAGACAATGCTGAACTCGCTACTGCTGCCGCCACTGCCCTCAAGCATACAGTCTTGGTTTACGACGCCTACCATGATGTGATGGAACTCGCTCAAACCAATGCCTATGCCCAGTCCGTCGTTGACTCCTGGGTCGCAGCAGAATGGTTTACTAGCAAACCGAAGCTGCCCGAATCCATCACCGTTACCGTCTTCAAAGTACCGGGAGAAACGAATACGGATGATTTGTCTCCCGCCCCCCATGCCACTACCCGCCCAGACATCCCGCTCCATGCACTAGCCATGTTGGAAACCCGGATGCCAGATGGCCTAGAAACCTTGGCTCAGCTTAAGCAAAAAGGACACCCCGTTGCCTATGTGGGAGATGTCGTCGGTACCGGATCATCTCGCAAATCGGCTATTAACTCGGTTCTCTGGCATATTGGCGATGATATTCCCTTCGTGCCCAACAAGCGAGCTGGCGGCTATATCTTAGGGGGCAATATTGCACCCATCTTCTTTAACACGGCGGAAGACTCAGGCGCCTTGCCCATTGAATGTGATGTCTCTGGCCTCGAAACTGGGATGGTGATTACCATCTATCCCTACAAAGGCGAAATTACAGATGAGGCAGGCACAGTTCTCACCACTTTTACCCTCAAACCTGAAACCATTACTGATGAGGTCCAAGCGGGAGGCCGGATTCCTTTACTGATTGGTCGGTCCCTGACAGATAAGATTCGCATTGAGCTGGGGATGGAGCCGAGTGATGTCTTTACTCGACCCACCCCACCCCCCGATTCTGGAAAAGGCTTTACCCTAGCCCAAAAAATGGTGGGCAAGGCTTGTGGTCTTCCGGGGGTTCGTCCTGGTATGTCCTGTGAACCTCTTATGACCACCGTGGGGTCGCAAGATACCACTGGCCCTATGACCCGCGATGAGATGAAAGAGCTTGCTTGCTTAGGCTTTAGTTCTGATCTGGTCATGCAAAGCTTCTGCCATACCGCAGCCTATCCCAAGCCCGTTGATATCGATACCCATACCCATCTGCCCGATTTCTTCGCTTCTCGGGGTGGCGTCGCCCTGCGCCCTGGAGATGGCATTATCCACTCTTGGCTTAACCGGATGCTGCTACCCGATACCGTGGGCACAGGGGGCGATTCCCATACCCGCTTTCCTTTAGGCATTTCCTTCCCTGCTGGATCGGGTTTGGTGGCTTTTGCGGCAGCGATTGGGGCCATGCCTTTGGATATGCCGGAGTCGGTCTTGGTTAAATTCACTGGCGATCTACAGCCTGGAATTACCCTGCGGGATATCGTCAATGCTATTCCCTACGTGGCTATCCAAAAGGGATTGCTGACCGTTGAAAAACAGAATAAGAAAAATATCTACTCTGGCAGAGTCCTAGAGATGGAAGGATTGCCGGATCTAAAACTAGAGCAAGCCTTTGAATTAACGGATGCATCGGCAGAGCGATCGGCCTCGGGCTGCACGATTAAACTCAGCGAAGAGACCGTAGCCGAATATCTACGCTCTAATATTGCCCTACTCAAGAATATGGCGGCCCGTGGCTACCAGGATGCCCGGACGATTTTGCGCCGGGTGGCCAAAATGGAAGCATGGCTGGCAAATCCGACTCTGATGTCAGCGGATGCCGATGCAGAGTACGCCGAAGTGGTAGACGTAAACCTCAATGAGATTTGCGAACCCCTAGTGGCGGCTCCTAACGACCCAGACAATATCAAAACTCTGTCTGAAGTGGTGAATGACCCAATTCATGAGGTGTTTATTGGCTCCTGCATGACCAATATTGGTCACTACCGGGCAGCAGCTAAGGTCTTGGAAGGTGCAGGAACCACAAAAGCGCGGCTCTGGATCTGTCCACCGACTCGTATGGATGAAAAGCAACTCCGAGAAGAGGGCTACTACGGTATTTTTGCCGCAGCTGGGGCACGAACGGAGATGCCAGGCTGTTCCCTCTGTATGGGGAACCAAGCCCGTGTGGAAGATGGAGTAACAGTGTTCTCCACCTCAACCCGAAACTTTAACAACCGGATGGGTAAAGGCGCACAGGTTTATTTAGGTTCAGCAGAGTTAGCCGCTGCTTGTGCATTACTCGGTCGTATTCCCACCCCTGAGGAATACCAGGACATTGTTGCCAAGAAGATTGATCCATTTGCGGATGATCTGTACCGCTATCTCAATTTCGATCAGATTGATGGCTTTATTGATGAAGGTCGCGTGATTCCTTTAGAGGAGCTACCTAAAATTGAAGATATTTTAGGGATGCCCGTGAGCTAA